One part of the Neisseria zalophi genome encodes these proteins:
- a CDS encoding sodium-dependent transporter, protein MTSNHKHTHAQWGSRLGFILAAVGSAVGLGNIWKFPYMLGKSGGSAFMFTYLACIVLIGLPILSAEWLIGRRGQRNPIDAMKTVAQQEGRSKAWAIIGASGTLGGYLILSFYSVIGGWSMNYIVKAGSGLFSGMTGEQTGAVFTSMLANPTGLLIWHTIFMAVTIFIVAAGVTGGLERGSKIMMPLLAAFLGVLVIYGANTGHFGEALSFLFKPDWGAINADVLLSALGHAFFTLSLGMGIMLAYGSYLGKEVNLLRSAAIVVILDTAIAVLAGLAIFPIVFANGLDTEAGPGLVFVTLPIAFGNMSGGTVLGLIFFLLLSFAALTSSISLLESSVEFLEERTRMNRVGSTLVAGIVVWLLGVASALSFNVWSDVKIMDLNIFDLLDVFTSKFTLPLSGFAIVVFMGWFMKQDSIRDELRLGGAFKIWQFIYRVIAPVGVIIVFVQQLIG, encoded by the coding sequence ATGACTAGCAATCATAAACATACGCATGCCCAGTGGGGTTCCCGTTTGGGCTTTATTTTAGCGGCGGTAGGTTCCGCCGTCGGCTTGGGTAATATTTGGAAATTCCCTTATATGTTGGGTAAAAGCGGGGGTTCTGCTTTTATGTTTACCTATTTGGCCTGTATCGTTTTAATCGGCTTGCCGATTTTATCGGCCGAATGGCTAATCGGCCGGCGCGGGCAGCGTAACCCGATTGATGCCATGAAAACAGTTGCTCAACAAGAAGGCCGTAGCAAAGCATGGGCGATTATCGGTGCTTCCGGCACTTTGGGCGGCTATCTGATTTTGTCTTTTTATAGTGTTATCGGCGGTTGGTCGATGAACTACATTGTTAAAGCAGGTTCAGGCTTGTTTTCCGGTATGACGGGTGAGCAAACCGGAGCTGTTTTCACATCTATGCTCGCCAACCCCACCGGCTTACTGATATGGCATACTATTTTTATGGCTGTAACAATTTTTATTGTAGCGGCAGGCGTTACAGGTGGTTTGGAAAGAGGTTCTAAAATCATGATGCCGCTACTGGCCGCATTTTTAGGTGTTTTGGTTATATATGGTGCGAATACCGGCCATTTTGGCGAAGCACTCAGCTTCTTGTTCAAACCCGATTGGGGTGCAATTAATGCCGATGTTTTACTGTCTGCGCTAGGCCACGCTTTCTTCACCCTATCTTTGGGTATGGGTATTATGTTGGCCTACGGTTCTTATCTTGGTAAAGAAGTCAATCTGTTGCGCTCTGCTGCTATTGTGGTGATTTTGGATACGGCGATTGCCGTCTTGGCAGGCTTGGCAATTTTCCCAATTGTATTTGCCAACGGTTTGGATACCGAAGCAGGTCCCGGCCTTGTTTTTGTTACCCTACCAATTGCATTTGGTAATATGAGCGGCGGTACGGTTTTAGGTTTGATTTTCTTCCTTCTATTAAGCTTTGCTGCATTAACATCATCTATTTCCCTATTGGAATCGTCTGTTGAATTTCTTGAAGAACGTACACGCATGAACCGTGTCGGTAGTACATTGGTTGCCGGTATCGTGGTTTGGCTGTTGGGGGTAGCTTCCGCATTGTCATTCAATGTATGGAGCGACGTTAAGATTATGGATTTGAATATTTTTGACTTGTTAGATGTCTTTACCAGCAAATTCACTCTACCCTTAAGCGGCTTTGCCATTGTGGTCTTTATGGGCTGGTTTATGAAGCAAGACAGTATTCGCGATGAGCTGCGTTTGGGCGGTGCTTTTAAGATCTGGCAGTTTATTTACCGTGTGATTGCCCCTGTCGGTGTGATTATTGTATTTGTGCAGCAACTTATCGGCTAA